In one Rutidosis leptorrhynchoides isolate AG116_Rl617_1_P2 chromosome 8, CSIRO_AGI_Rlap_v1, whole genome shotgun sequence genomic region, the following are encoded:
- the LOC139862697 gene encoding mitochondrial import inner membrane translocase subunit TIM14-1-like has translation MATALMVGLAVATGATAARYGIQAWTAFKSRPATTALRKFYKGGFQPQMTRREAALILGVRESSAADKVQVAYRKVMVANHPDAGGSHYLASKIGEAKDMMLRKTKNTGSAF, from the exons ATG GCGACTGCACTTATGGTTGGACTTGCAGTTGCTACTGGTGCAACTGCTGCTCGATACGGTATCCAAGCTTGGACTGCGTTCAAGTCTAGACCAGCTACAACTGCTTTACGCAAATTTTATAAAGGCGGGTTTCAACCCCAAATGACTAGACGAGAAGCCGCTCTCATTCTTGGCGTCAG GGAAAGTAGTGCAGCAGATAAGGTACAGGTGGCATATCGAAAGGTGATGGTTGCAAACCATCCAGATGCAGGAGGTAGTCATTATCTCGCTTCCAAAATTGGCGAAGCAAAAGATATGATGCTGAGGAAGACAAAGAACACTGGTTCTGCTTTCTGA